GCACGTCCTACGAGGATCTCGCGGACCGATGGGACGCGTCGGCCTTCGATGCCGATTCGTTCGTTGCCGAGCTGGTGGGGGCGGGAGCGAAGTACATCGTGCCGACCACCAAGCACCATGAGGGTTTCTGTCTCTGGGGTACGGGCACGACCGATTTCAACGCCGTCGAGCGAGGGCCTCGTCGAGACCTCATCGCGGAGTTCCACGACGCCACGCGCCGTGCCGGCGCGAAGTTCGGCGTCTACTTCTCCGGGGCGCTGGACTGGCACGTCAGCGACTTCCCGGCGATCGAGTCCGACACCGACCTGTTCCGGTACCGCCGTAATGACGAGCACTTCGCGCGGTACTCCGCTGCCCAGCTCGACGAGCTCGTCCAGCGGTTCTCGCCGGACATGCTCTGGAACGACATCGAGTGGCCGGATGGTGGCAAGGGGAGTGATGACTTCGCGGTGGCCGCCCTGCTCGAGCGCTATTTCGACGCGGTACCCGACGGAGTGGTCAACGACCGCTGGGGCGTGCCGTTCCACGGCGTCCTCACCCGTGAATACACCGACGTCCCGGAGATCATCCCGGAACCCTGGGAGTCGACGCGCGGCCTCGGCTACTCGTTCGGCTTCAACCAGGCCGAGGACTCCGGGCACTCGCTGTCTGGCGCGGCATTGATCCGACTGCTGGTCGACGTGGTCGCCAAGAACGGCAACCTCCTGATCAATGTCGGCCCGGCCGCTGACGGCTCGATCCCGGAGCTGCAGCGCGCCGCGATGCGCGAGCTCGGCTCCTGGCTCGAGATCAACGGACAGGCGATCTACGGCACACGCCCGTGGATCCGTATGGGCGAGTCGGTGGGTGCTCCGCTTCGGTACACGCGTACGGGTTCGGTGGTGCATGTCCTCGCGCTCGAGCCCAGTGCGGGGGAGTTCCTCCTGGCGCCGGAGTTGCGATCCGCCGGGTTGCGGTGGGCGGACGGCAGCGAAGCCCGGGCCGTGCAGCGTGACGGGCAGAGCGTGGTGGTCATCCCGGACGAGCGTCGATCGGCGGCCGTCGTGGTGCTCTCCGCAGAGACGGCCTAAAGCGAGAACTCCTGACGGCGCCGTGGAGCAGTTGCACGGCGCCGTCGAGCAGCTGCACGCGCTGTCGCTCAGCCGCGGGTCAACTCCTCCAGCACCTCGACGACGTGGCGGTAGGGCTGGCCGGTCGCGCGACTCATGCCGATCTCGCAGGTGCGGTTCGCTGAGACGAAGGCATCGAAGCCGCCGCGGTCCGCATCTGCAGCACGGACCTCGGCGGACTCGACGGCGGTCGCACTGGCGGTCAGCTCCGGGTGCAGCATGCCGCGGTCGCCCGCGAATGCGCAGCACCCCCAGCCCTCCGGGATGTAAACCTCGGAGGCGACGGCAGCGGCGATCTCGGTGAGTGCACCGGTCGCACCCAGCGCGGTGGTCGAACACGTCGGATGCACAGCCACGCTGTCGAGCTTCGCCGACACGGTCACGCGGGGGAGCACCTCGCGGGCGATGTATGTCGTGGCGTCTTCGATCACGAGCGCGCCGTACTCCGGATACTCCGTGAGCGACTTGGCCAGCATCGTGTGCAGGCCCTCCGTGCAGGATGCCGCGTCGCACACGACCGGGAGTTCTCCGTGACGGCTGGCCTCCCACAGCGACGACAGCACGCGGGTCGTCATCCGGTCGTAGCCGGCGAGGTGTCCCTTCGACTTCCACGGCGTACCGCAACACATCCCGCCTGTCTCCTCGGGGATGACGACGGCGATTCCTGCGCGGTCGAGCAGCGCCCGCACGGCGTCGCGGGAGCCCTCTCCGTGGCCCTCCGCGCCGAACATCGTGCCGATACAGGCTCCGAAGAAGACGGCGCCGGCATCCGCGGGGTTCTGCGCGGTCGGGGACTTGGTCCCGCCGCGGGGGAGCCCGCCGTCGTACAGCGGCACCGTGTCCGTGCCGAGGATGGCACGGCCGATCTGAGTGACGCCTTTCACGAGCGGCGCGGGCATCGCGGCGGCGAAGGTGAGCGCGGTGCCGCCGACTCGCGTCACCGTGGACCATCCCTTGGCCGCGGCATCCCAGACTGTGTCCTCGATCTTCGACGACTGCTCGGCGCGCAGGCGGCGCACCAGGTCTCCCGTGTTGATGTCGACGGGGCAGGCGACGCCGCACATGCCGTCGACGGCGCACGTCTGCACACCGTCGTAGTCGTAGTCGGCCCGTAAATCCTCCAGGAGGGCCGTGTCGCCCTGCTCCTCGGCCCAGGCCATGTCGCGCCGGATCACGATGCGCTGACGTGGAGTGAGGGTGATGCTCTTGCTCGGACAGGTCGGCTCGCAGTACCCGCACTCGACGCAGCGGTCGACTTCGCTCTCGACCGTGGGCACACGCTTGAGATCGTGCAGGTACGAGTCGGGATCGTCGGAGAGCACCACCCCGGGGTTGAGGATGAGGTCGGGATCGAACAGGCGCTTGATCTCCCACATCATGTCGGTCAGCTCGTCGCCGTACTGGCGGCGGACGAACGGCGCCATGATGCGCCCCGTCCCGTGCTCGGCCTTCAACGATCCCTGCTGACCGAGCACGAGCTCGACGAGGTCGTCGGTGAATCGCCGGTAGCGCGCCACGCTGCCGGGGTCGTCGAAAATCTCGTTGAGCAGGAAGTGCACGTTGCCGTCTTTCGCGTGCCCGAAGATCACGGAGCCTTCATAGCCGTGCTCGGCGAACAGCTCGATCAGCCGTTCGCAGGTGACCAGCAGCCGGTCGACGGGCACCACGATGTCCTCCAGAAGCGCTGTCGTGCCGGACGGGCGCGCGCCGGCCACCGCCGTGTAGAGCCCCTTGCGCACGTGCCAGAGCGCGGCGCGTTCCGCAGCATCGGTGGTGAGTCTGGGCGCGGCGGCGAGCGGCAGGGCATCGAAGTGCGCCTGAGCGACCGCACGCGATGTGGTCAGGCGCTCGGCGTTCGCCGCGTCCACCTCGACGAGGAGGGCGGCATGACCCTGGACATCGATCTCGGCGATGACGGCTGGAACGTCACTGAGGCCCTGGGCGACGCGCAGGGAGGCGGCATCGAGCAGCTCGATCGTGGCGAGTCCGAGGTCGGTCAGCGCGGGCAGTGCGGACATGGCGGCGGAGAGCGTCTCGAACACGAGAAGTCCGGTCGCGACGGCCGACTGCACCTCGATCGTGCGGAACGAGGCTTCGGCGACGAACGCGAGCGTCCCCTCGGAGCCGATGATCAGGTGTTCGAGAATGCGCACGGGATCGTCGAAGTCGAGCAGCGCATTGAGCCCGTAACCCATCGTGTTCTTCATGGAGAACTGCTGCTGCAGGAAGGCGACGTGATCGGGCGATGCGAGCAGTCGGGAGCGCAGTGCGAGCAACCCGTCGGCGAGCGCGGGTTCCGCCGCGCGCAGCTGGGTATTCGCGTCGAGAGCGCCGGTGTCGAGGATCGTGCCGCTGGGCAGCACCACGCGCAGGGAGCGGATCGTCTGGTAGGTGTTCTCCGTGATGCCGCACGCCATACCGCTGGAGTTGTTGGCCACGACTCCGCCGATCGTGCAGGCGATCTCGCTGGCGGGGTCGGGGCCGAGCTTGCGGCGGTACCGGGTGAGGCGGGTGTTGACCTGACGCACGGTCGCGCCCGGCCCGACGCGCACCGTCGCCCCGTCGTCCTCGACGTGGATGCCGCGGAAGTGGCTGCGGGTGTCGACGAGGATGTCACCGCTGACGCCCTGACCGGAGAGGCTCGTGCCGCCGGAGCGGAAGGTGAGCGTGCGCCCGGCCGCGCGCACGGCGTCGAAGGCGCGGGCGACACCCTCGGCATCGACGGGGGAGAGCACCGCGTCGGGGACCAGCAGATAGTGCGAGGCGTCGTGCGCCCGCGCGAAGCGATCGATCGACCGCGAATGCACCTGGGTCGATGCTCCGAGAATGGCGGGATCCAGGGGTTCGGCAAGGGTGGTCGTCACGGTGTTCCTCTACTCCATCGAACGATTGTCTGACAAGTGTACCGAGTGGGGTGCCCTTCGATAGGCTGACCACATGACGAGCACAGAAGCCGCCCTGGGCGTCGTGGGCGTGGTGGATGCCGTGACGGCACAGCTGCGCGGGCGCATCCTCAGCGGCGACATCCGCTCGGGTGCTCCGCTCACCGAGGCCGCGGTCTCGCAGAGGTTCGGCGTGGCGAGGCCGAGCGCGAAGGCCGCGATCGAGCAACTGGTCGCGTCGGGTCTCCTGGAGCGCACGGCGCATCGCAGCGCACGCGTGGTCGGCATCGATCCCGAGACGGTCCGGGATGTCTACCGGACGCGGACCCGGCTCGAGAGTGCGGCGTTGCGCGAGCTCGCCGCGCGGCGCGAGGTCCCTGTGGTGGCGATCGCCGCGAACGCTGAGATCCTCGCGATGGCGCCCGGGCCGGATCCCGCCACGGTCGACCCTGACCTGCGGTTCCACACGGCTCTCATCGATGCCCTCCACAGCGAACGGACAGCACGCATGTACCGCAGCGTGCTCGACGAAGTGCGGCTCTGCATGGCGCAGGTGCAAGGGCGCAGGTTGCTGGATGCCTCGGCTATTGCCGCCCAGCATGCCGAGATCCTCGACGCCGTGGTCGCAGGGAACGGCCAGCGCGCTGCCGAACTCCTGGACGCCCACCTCTCCTCCGCGGAGGAGAGGCTCGTCGAGGCACTCAGCGCCGAGTAGCGCCGGGAAAGGGCGTCGCCGGAGAGGCTACTCCGCCGGAGCTTCTTCGACCTCGATCGGCGGCGTGGTCCCGTCGGCCCACACGGGTGCAGGCAGCAGGGTGTCGACCTGGCCCGCCTGGATCGATCGGAGTGCCTCACTGATCTCGTCGGCGTTCTCCGGGACGGGGAGATCGCATGCGCGCAACTCCGAGGCGAACTGGAGAGTCAGCCGGCTCTTGCCCGCCTCGACCGCCTCGGCCGTCGTGCCGGTGCGGATCTCGCTGCCGGTCTGGATCGCCGAGACCTCATCGCACACGTGGTAGACGGCCCCGCCATCGACCCAGACGACCTCGTCCTGCCCGAGCAGCTGGATGACCGCGGACTGGTCGGCGGTGTACTGCTCGACCGACGGCGGGTTGAAGCTCGTGCCGAGCACGGCGGCGAGCACCGCCAAGGCGATGCCGACGATGCCCGCAGTGGTCTTCTGCCCCTTCGACATGTCCTTGTTCAGGAAGATCAGGATGATGAGCGGCAGGAAGGCGACGATCGCGATGATCGCGCCGAGCTGGTTCTGCACGAAGAACCGCACCGTGTCTGACTTGCGTGCCGGGTCGAGGCGGTTCGCCTTCTTCCAGAGGAAGGAGCCGGTGATCGACAGCGCCGCGATCACGACGAGCAGCACGAGCAGGGTGATGAACGCCCACTGCGGGAACTGCGCCTCGACGCCCTGTTCCTGCAGGAGTCCGGTATCGGGATTGCGCTCGAGCACGCCGTCTTCGCCCACGAACACGCGCTGACGCAGAAGCCAGAAGATCGCCACGGCTTCGGCCGCGATGGCGACGGCCCACAGGATGCCGGCGATCCATCGGAGAGTGGTCGCCTGCTTCTTCGCCCCGGCGGTCGGAACCCACCCTGCGGGGGGTTCGGTTGCGCTCTCGTCGACCTTCTTGTTCTGCTCGGCCACAGTGTTCCTTCCCCCACGGGGCCTGCTGCGGCCCGGATGCCCCGAGCCTAGTGGAACGGGTGTCCTACGCTGGGGACATGACTTCCGATTCCGACGATGCCCTGAGCTGGGACGGCGACGAGGACGCATCGCGTCCTCGTCCGTCGCTGCCGCGCGGGTGGAACGCTGTGGGCAAGGGGAGCGACGCGGTCGAGCGCGTCGACGACGAGGCTGTCGCGGAGGATGCGCCCGGTATCGATCACGTGACCGTCGACGCTGCCGAGCCGGCGCCGCTGAGCTCGGCGATGCTGCTGATCCTCGGCGTGGTCGGTGGCGTCTACCTGTTGTACTCGGTCGGCTGGGTGGTGGGTGGCCTCCGGCTGAAGCCGCTGGCCAACTTCTTCGTCGCAGACGCGATGTTCCTGCCGTGGTTCGTGCTGGCCATCGCGGCACCGGCACTGTGGTTCCTCGCGACCTGGGTGCTGACGCGCGGGCGTGCCGCCTGGATCCGCATCTGCCTCCTTCTGCTCGGGGTCGTGCTCCTCGTGCCCTGGCCCTTCGTGACGGTAGGAGTGATCGGCTCATGAGCACCACGGACATCGAACAGCGCTCCACCTCGCCGAAGTGGCTGGTGGGCCTCGTGCTGGGTCTCGCCGGGCTGTTCTACGCCTACGCGATCTGGAATGCCGTCGCACACCTGATCACGATGGCTCAGGGCGGACTGACCGGCGGCGGGTGGGCGGTGCTCGGATTCGGCGTCGCGTTCCCTGCGATCGTGTTCACCTTCGCGTACGTCATCGCTCGGCGCCGCACGGTGGGGGAACTCGCCCTGGTGCTGTTCGCCGGTCTCGGTGTCGTGGCCGTGTTCTGGATGAGCCTGCTGGCATACAGCCTGACGCTCGCGACGTCCTGAGCGACGGGTCCGGGCGTCACACGGCACGAGCGGGTGAAGAGCCTCCGGTACAGTGGAGGTGATCGCGCCCCCATGGTGTGCGGCGCATCGGCCCCTGCTGCGCTGCCCCGAAGGATCCTCTGTGCCGAAGCCCGTCGTCCTGCTCGCCGAAGTTCTCTCTCCCGCCACGATCGAGGCTCTGGGCCCCGATTTCGACGTCCGTGACGTCGACGGAACCGATCGTGAGGCGCTCTTCGCCGCGCTGTCGGATGCGGATGCGGTGCTGGTCCGATCCGCGACGCGGATCGATGAGGAGGCTCTGGCGCACGCGCCGAAGCTGAAGGTCGTCGCGCGTGCCGGCGTCGGCCTCGACAACGTCGACATCAAGGCGGCCACCGCCGCGGGCGTCATGGTCGTCAACGCACCGACGTCGAACATCGTCTCCGCTGCCGAGCTCACGGTCGGTCACATCCTGAGCCTCGCACGCCGCATCCCGGCCGCCCATGCCTCGCTGTCCGCCGGCCAGTGGAAGCGGAGCTCGTTCACCGGAGCCGAGCTGTTCGAGAAGACGGTCGGCATCGTCGGCCTCGGCCGGATCGGCGCCCTCGTCGCGGCGCGCCTGGCTGCCTTCGACATGCGCGTCGTCGCCTACGACCCCTATGTCACCTCTGCGCGCGCACAGCAGCTCGGTGTGCAGCTGCTGTCGCTCGACGAGCTCGTCGCCGAGTCGGACTTCCTCACGATCCACATGCCGAAGACGCCCGAGACGACCGGGATGATCGGCGCGGAGCAGTTCAAGGCCATGAAGCCGACCGCGTTCGTCGTGAACGTCGCCCGCGGTGGCCTCATCGACGAAGAAGCGCTGCATGCCGCGCTCGTCGCGGGGGAGATCGCCGGGGCCGGTCTCGACGTCTTCACGTCCGAGCCGCCGGCCGAGGGCGGGACTGCTCGTCCGCTGCTCGATCTGCCGAACGTGGTCGTCACCCCGCACCTCGGGGCCAGCACCGAAGAGGCACAGGAGAAGGCCGGCGTCTCGGTCGCGCGTTCCGTGCGTCTGGCGCTCGGCGGCGATCTGGTTCCGGATGCCGTGAACGTCGCCGGTGGTGTCATCGACCCCTACGTGCGCCCCGGGATCTCGCTGGTCGAGAAGCTCGGTCAGATCTTCGCCGCTCTCGCGACCTCGCCGCTCACGAGCCTCGATGTCGAGGTGCACGGTGAGTTGAACGCCTACGACGTCAGCGTGCTCAAGCTCGCGGCGCTCAAGGGTGTGTTCACGAACATCGTCAGCGAGACCGTCTCTTACGTCAACGCGCCTCTGCTCGCCGATCAGCGCGGCGTCAGCGTGCGCCTGATCAAGGATGACGTGAGCGACGAGTACCGCAACGTCATCACGCTCAGCGGAGCGCTCTCCGACGGCTCGCAGCTGTCGGTGTCCGGCACGCTCACCGGTCCGAAGCAGGCCGAGAAGCTCATCGGGATCAACGATCACGCGCTCGAGCTGCCGATCGAGAAGCACCACGTCGTGATGCTCTACACCGACCGCCCCGGCATCGTGGCCGTCTACGGCCAGAAGTTCGGCGAGGCCGGCATCAACATCGCGGGCATGCAGATCGCGCGTCAGGCGGCCGGTGCCCAGGCACTGAGCGTGCTGACGCTCGACTCTCCGGTGTCTGAGGAACTCCTCGAAGATGTGAGCGCCGCGATCGACGCCGACCTGTTCCGTCAGATCGAGATCACCGAGGCCTGAGCCACGGAATCGTGCAAGAGGCGGGGGCGTGATGCCCTCGCCTCTTCTGCGTGTCCGGCGGGTCAGGCGGTGGTGCGCAGCACGAGCGCGATCAGTGCCTCCAGCTCCTCGCGGTGCGGCACCAGGCGCTCCGGGCCGTGCACGTCGAGGGAGTTGTTGAAGTACAGCCCGTCGCTCAGAAGCATCACCAGGTCGAGACTCGTGCTGTCGCGCACATGGGGACGGATCGCATCCTCCCAGCGGCGCCGAGTGCTGCGGAGCATGTCGGCGGCGGGGATCGATCCTCCCTGTGCGAGCCGGGTCGTCGCGATGAGGGCGCGGTCGAGAGCGTCGTCCTCCATCACCGAGGTCCGCACGTAGTACGCCACGGGCCCCTCGTCGGCGGATTCCATGCGCACGAGATCGGCGACCGTCAGTGCGTCGAGACGCTCGAGCAGGCCGGTCTCGAGCTCATCCTTCGAGCCGAAATGGTAGAGCAGCCCGCCTTTCGACACACCGGCTGCTTTGGCCGTGGCGTCGAGCGTCGCGGCGCGTTCCCCGTCGGCGATGAGAATCGCCTCGAAGGCGTCGAGAACACGTTCGCGGGCCAGTGGTGGTCGGGGCATCGGGGTCCTCTGTGTCTTGATGGGGGAGGAGATTCTGTTACTATACCATCCGGACGGTTCAGTAAGAGATCGTCCTCCAGAACTGAGAGGTGTTCCATGTCCCGTACTGCGTCGATCCCGACGACAGAGACGGATGCTCCCCGCGTCGGAGCCCGGGGCTGGGCGGCGCTCGTCGTCCTCATGCTGCCGGTACTGCTGGTGTCGGTGGACAACACGGTGCTGAGCTTCGCGCTCCCCGAGATCTCCATCGCTCTCGCGCCTTCCGGGGCCGAGCAGCTATGGATCATCGACGTCTATCCGCTCGTTCTCGCGGGCCTCCTGGTGACGATGGGAACACTCGGCGACCGCTTCGGCCGTCGGAAGATGTTGTTGATCGGAGCCACGGGCTTCGCCGCAGTCTCCGTGCTGGCCGCGTTCGCGCCGACTGCCGGACTGCTGATCGCCGCCCGTGCACTGCTCGGATTCTTCGGCGCCATGCTGATGCCGTCCACGCTCTCGCTGCTGCGCTCGATCTTCCAGAACCGCGACCAGCGCCGCATGGCGATCGCCGTCTGGGCATCCGCCTTCTCCGCCGGCTCGGCACTCGGGCCCATCGTCGGCGGCATCCTGCTCGAGCACTTCGCGTGGGGGTCGGTGTTCCTCATCGCCGTGCCCGTGCTCATCCCGCTGCTGATCGCCGCACCCCTCCTGGTGCCCGAGAGTCGCGACCCGAACCCGGGGCGGATCGATCCGGTCAGCATCGTGCTGTCGATGGCGGCGATGATCCCCGTGGTCTATGCGATCAAGTCGTTGGCCGTCGATGGTCCCAGCCTGGTCGCCGGCGGCTGGGCGGTGCTCGGCATCGCCATGGGCGTCCTCTTCGTACGTCGTCAGGTGCGCGCCGAGATCCCCATGCTCGACATGGCCCTGTTCCGTCGCGGGTCGTTCTCCGGGGCGATCCTCGTGAACCTGCTCAGTGTCGTCGCGCTCGTGGGGTTCCTGTACTTCGTGTCGCAGCATCTGCAGCTGGTGCTCGGCCTGTCGCCGATGAACGCGGGGTTCGCACTCGTGCCGGGAATGCTCGCGATGATCGTCGCGGGCCTCAGCGTCGTCCCGATCTCGCGTCGTGTCCCTCCGCACATCGTGGTTCCCGCCGGGCTTGCGTTCTCCGTCGCGGGGTACCTCATCGTGGCGTTCACGACGCACGAGCACGGTGTCGCGCCCCTGGTGATCGCATTCGTGGTGCTCGGCATCGGTATCGGTGCGGCGGAGACGATCTCCAACGAGCTCATCCTCTCGAGCGCGCCGGCGGCGAAGGCGGGAGCCGCGAGTGCCGTCTCCGAGACGGCATACGAGCTCGGCGCCGTGCTCGGAACCGCGGTTCTCGGTGGCCTCATCACCGCCTTCTATCGTGGAGCCATCGTGCTGCCGGAGGGCCGCCGAGGTGGTGCACGCGGCGCGGGAGACCTTGGCCGGTGCCTACACAGCCGCACGCGAGCTCCCCGGGACGCTCGGCGATGCCCTGTGGAATGCTGCGGCCGAGGCCTTCGGCTCGGGCGTCATGATCACATCGCTGATCGGTGCCGGACTGGTGGTGGTCGCGGGCGTGATCGCGGTCGTCACACTGCGCACTCGCACCTCGCACTGACCACTACGCTGGATGAACCGACCTCGATGTCTCCACGGAGACCGAGGTCGGTTCACCCCGGTGCAAGGAGAGTCATGTCGCGTGTCGTGAAGCTGGCCGTCATCCCCGGAGACGGGATCGGCCCCGAGGTCATCGCCGAGGCGGAGAAGGTGCTCGCCGCCGTCACCGCGGCGAGCGACGTGCGGTTCGACACGACTCGCTTCTCGCTCGGTGCGGGACGCTATCTCGAGACCGGCGACACGCTCAGCGATGAGGACCTCGCGGCGATCGCCGCACAGGACGCGATCCTCCTCGGAGCGGTCGGCGGCACCCCGGGCGACCCCCGACTCAAGGACGCGAACATCGAACGCGGACTGCTGCTGAAGCTGCGCTTCACGCTGGACCACTACGTGAACCTTCGACCCTCGAAGCTGTTCGTCGGAGCGCCGGGCCCGTTGGCGAACCCGGGTGAGATCGACTTCGTGGTGGTGCGCGAGGGCACGGAAGGACCCTACGTCGGCAACGGCGGAGCGATCCGCGTCGGAACGCCGAACGAAGTCGCCAACGAGACGTCCGTGAACACCGCCTTCGGTGTCGAACGCGTCGTCCGCTACGCATTCTCGCTCGCCGAGCGTCGCCGGGGAAGGCTGACCCTGGTGCACAAGACCAACGTGCTCGTGCATGCGGGCGCCATCTGGAAGCGCATCGTCGATGAGGTCGCCGCCGAGCATCCCGATGTGGCCGTCGACTACCTGCATGTCGATGCAGCGACCATCTTCCTGGTCTCCGACCCGTCGCGCTTCGACGTGATCGTGACCGACAATCTCTTCGGTGACATCCTCACCGACCTCGCCGGTGCCGTCACCGGCGGCATCGGACTCGCGGCATCCGGGAACATCAATCCCGATGGCGCGTTCCCCTCGATGTTCGAGCCCGTGCACGGCTCGGCTCCGGACATCGCGGGCCAGCAGAAGGCCGACCCGACCGCCGCGATCCTGTCGATCGCGCTGCTCCTCGACCACCTCGGTCTCCCCGCGGAATCAGCACGGGTGAGCGCGGCCGTCGAGGCCGATATCGCGGGCCGTACCGGCGCCCGCACCACCGCGGAGATCGGCTCCGCGATCACTGCCCGCCTCTGAACGACGGGCGTAGGCTGAGACGGCGCGATGGTGCGCCCACGCACGAGGAATGGATGACGATGATGACGACGATCGATACCGACACGGCCGTGGCGCCGCTCGATTTCGCTGTGACGAAGAACCTGGCCGCGGCAACGCCCGCGCGCGTGGCCGAGGTGCTGGAGAACCCGGGCTTCGGTGTCGTCTTCACCGATCACATGGTCGACATCTGCTGGTCGTCCAGGGGCGGCTGGCACCGCCCGCGCGTGCAGCCCTACGGCCCCATCGCGCTGGATCCCGCAGCCTCCGTCCTGCACTACGCGCAGGAGATCTTCGAGGGCATCAAGGCCTACCGTCATGAGGACGGCTCCATCCACACGTTCCGGCCCGACCGCAACGCCGCACGTCTGCAGGCCAGCGCACGCCGGCTCGCCCTTCCGGAGCTGCCGACGGAGTACTTCATCCAGTCGTTGCGTGAGCTTGTCGCGGTCGATGGCCGCTGGGTTCCCTCCGGCGCCGATCAGAGCCTGTATCTGCGGCCGTTCATGTTCGCCAAGGAGGCATTCCTCGGCGTGCGCGCGGCGCAGAAGGTCGCGTACTACGTGATCGCCAGCCCCGCCGGCGCCTACTTCTCGGGCGGCGTGAAGCCGGTGCGCATCTGGCTGTCCGAGGACTACGCCCGTGCGGGCAAGGGAGGCACGGGCAAGGCGAAGACCGGTGGCAACTACGCGTCGAGCCTGCTCGCGCAGACCGAGGCGAGCGCGCAGGGCTGCGACCAGGTCGTGTTCCTGAACGAGAACCGCTACGTCGAAGAGCTCGGCGGCATGAACGTCGTGTTCGTCTTCAAGGACGGCCGGGTCGTCACGCCCGAGTCCGACAGCATCCTCGAGGGCATCACGCGCGACTCGCTGCTGCAGCTCGCCGAGGACCGCGGCTACACGGTGGAGAAGCGGCCGATCTCGATCGACGAGTGGCGCTCCGGTGTCGAGTCGGGCGACATCGTCGAGGTGTTCGCCTGTGGCACCGCGGCGGTCGTCACACCGATCGGCGCGCTCGTGGGCGACGGATTCGACGAACCGCAGCCGCTGGGCGAGCTCGCCCTCTCGCTGCGCGAGGAACTCACCGACATCCAGTACGGTCGCCGCGAAGACAAGCACGGCTGGCTGCTGCGCCTCGACGCCTGACCGTCGAGCGGCCTTCACCGTCGACACCCCTCCGCACCATCGAGACCCCTCCCTGCCGACGTGAGCAGGGAGGGGTCTCGGCGCGCGGGCGGGGTCTCGATGCGTGGCGCGGCTGGATAGGCTGGACGCATGAAGATCGCCCGGTTCAGCCACGACGACGCCATCATGTACGGGATCATCGACGGGAGCGACCTGGTCGTCCTGGCCGGTGACCCGATGTTCACCGGGTACGAGACGACGGGTGCGCGCGTGCCGTTCGCCGATGCGGCGCTCCTCGCTCCCGTGATCCCTCGGTCCAAGGTCGTCTGCGTCGGCAAGAACTATCACGATCACGCCGCCGAGATGGGGGGAGTGGCGCCCGAGGAGCCGCTGCTGTTCCTCAAGCCGAATACGTCGGTGATCGGGCCCG
The sequence above is drawn from the Candidatus Microbacterium colombiense genome and encodes:
- a CDS encoding 3-isopropylmalate dehydrogenase translates to MSRVVKLAVIPGDGIGPEVIAEAEKVLAAVTAASDVRFDTTRFSLGAGRYLETGDTLSDEDLAAIAAQDAILLGAVGGTPGDPRLKDANIERGLLLKLRFTLDHYVNLRPSKLFVGAPGPLANPGEIDFVVVREGTEGPYVGNGGAIRVGTPNEVANETSVNTAFGVERVVRYAFSLAERRRGRLTLVHKTNVLVHAGAIWKRIVDEVAAEHPDVAVDYLHVDAATIFLVSDPSRFDVIVTDNLFGDILTDLAGAVTGGIGLAASGNINPDGAFPSMFEPVHGSAPDIAGQQKADPTAAILSIALLLDHLGLPAESARVSAAVEADIAGRTGARTTAEIGSAITARL
- a CDS encoding branched-chain amino acid aminotransferase, with the translated sequence MTTIDTDTAVAPLDFAVTKNLAAATPARVAEVLENPGFGVVFTDHMVDICWSSRGGWHRPRVQPYGPIALDPAASVLHYAQEIFEGIKAYRHEDGSIHTFRPDRNAARLQASARRLALPELPTEYFIQSLRELVAVDGRWVPSGADQSLYLRPFMFAKEAFLGVRAAQKVAYYVIASPAGAYFSGGVKPVRIWLSEDYARAGKGGTGKAKTGGNYASSLLAQTEASAQGCDQVVFLNENRYVEELGGMNVVFVFKDGRVVTPESDSILEGITRDSLLQLAEDRGYTVEKRPISIDEWRSGVESGDIVEVFACGTAAVVTPIGALVGDGFDEPQPLGELALSLREELTDIQYGRREDKHGWLLRLDA